In Plasmodium gaboni strain SY75 chromosome 14, whole genome shotgun sequence, one genomic interval encodes:
- a CDS encoding putative U3 small nucleolar ribonucleoprotein IMP3 produces MRKLKYHEQKLLKKVNFYDWKRTNNVREVKVLRKYVIQNREDYTKYNKICGYITKLVSKLRLLPENDEFRIKMTDELLDKLYDMGLINYKSSLAECEKITVSSFCRRRLAVLLFRLKFVQTIKLAITYIQHGNIRIGNNVINNPSFHINRNMEDHIKWADGSKILKHIQKHKESKDDYELLGN; encoded by the coding sequence atgaGGAAATTAAAATATCATGAGCAGAAATTATTGAAGAAAGTAAATTTTTATGACTGGAAGAGGACCAATAATGTAAGAGAAGTAAAAGtattaagaaaatatgTAATACAAAACAGAGAAGActatacaaaatataataaaatatgtgGATATATAACCAAGTTAGTATCAAAATTAAGATTATTACCAGAAAATGATGAATTCCGCATAAAAATGACAGATGAATTATTagataaattatatgatatgggtttaattaattataaatcTAGTCTAGCTGAATGTGAAAAAATAACTGTTTCATCTTTTTGTAGGAGACGTCTAGCTGTCTTACTGTTCAGGTTAAAATTTGTTCAAACAATTAAGTTAGCTATAACATATATTCAACATGGAAATATAAGAATTGGAAATAACGTAATAAATAATCCTtcttttcatataaatagaAATATGGAAGATCATATAAAATGGGCAGATGgatcaaaaatattaaagcACATACAAAAACATAAAGAAAGTAAAGATGATTATGAGTTGTTAGGAAATTAA